From one Aquicella siphonis genomic stretch:
- a CDS encoding DUF502 domain-containing protein, whose protein sequence is MIAAIRKYFISGLLVWLPVIITLVVIKFLVDLLSKSLLLLPPAFQPDVLLGFHVPGIGVVLTLLVIFFTGLFAANFIGQRLVEMSERIMTRIPLVRSVYTGVKQVTETLFKPGGQSFRKVLLVEYPCPGVLSIAFQTGEVDEVIQGKPTGERLVIYFIPTTPNPTSGFLMMAPRSRVKELDISVDQALKFVISLGVVQPGSLPVKTTYPSGQ, encoded by the coding sequence ATGATTGCAGCCATACGCAAATATTTTATTTCTGGTCTATTGGTCTGGCTGCCAGTCATTATCACTCTTGTCGTGATCAAATTTCTGGTTGACCTGTTGAGCAAATCCTTGTTGCTGCTTCCGCCTGCTTTTCAACCTGATGTTTTACTGGGTTTTCATGTGCCGGGTATCGGCGTTGTCCTGACGCTTTTGGTGATCTTTTTTACCGGCTTGTTCGCGGCCAATTTCATCGGCCAGCGTTTGGTGGAAATGAGCGAGCGCATCATGACGCGTATCCCGCTCGTCCGTTCGGTTTACACCGGAGTGAAACAGGTTACCGAAACACTGTTCAAGCCGGGCGGCCAGTCATTCCGCAAGGTGCTGCTGGTGGAGTATCCCTGTCCCGGTGTTTTGAGCATTGCATTTCAGACTGGTGAAGTGGACGAAGTCATACAGGGGAAGCCCACGGGTGAAAGACTGGTCATTTATTTTATTCCCACCACACCCAATCCCACGTCGGGTTTTTTGATGATGGCTCCGAGGAGCAGGGTGAAAGAACTAGATATTAGCGTTGATCAGGCGTTAAAATTCGTGATCTCTTTAGGAGTGGTACAGCCAGGCTCGCTGCCGGTAAAAACAACTTATCCCTCTGGTCAATGA
- the ruvC gene encoding crossover junction endodeoxyribonuclease RuvC codes for MTVIIGIDPGSRRTGYGVIRLEGNRHVYLASGYLNLLAFPAHERLRQIYLGLQKIMQTYQPHEAAIEQVFMQENPNSALKLGQARGAAIVALDIPVAEYSARAVKKSVVGHGAADKSQVQFMVKRLLNIGVSLQPDAADALAVALCHAHARGMKKWGIEK; via the coding sequence ATGACGGTGATCATTGGAATTGATCCCGGGTCTCGCCGCACAGGCTATGGGGTGATCCGGCTGGAAGGCAACCGCCACGTTTATCTGGCCAGCGGTTATCTCAATCTGCTGGCATTTCCTGCGCATGAGCGTCTGCGTCAAATCTATCTCGGCCTGCAAAAAATCATGCAAACCTATCAGCCGCACGAGGCGGCCATTGAACAAGTGTTCATGCAGGAAAATCCCAATTCCGCTCTCAAGCTGGGACAGGCGCGTGGTGCCGCGATTGTTGCCCTGGATATTCCAGTGGCGGAATATTCGGCTCGGGCGGTAAAAAAATCCGTGGTCGGCCATGGTGCCGCGGACAAATCACAAGTGCAATTCATGGTGAAGCGCTTGCTAAACATAGGCGTAAGCTTGCAGCCGGATGCAGCGGATGCACTGGCGGTCGCATTGTGTCACGCACATGCACGCGGCATGAAAAAATGGGGTATTGAAAAATGA
- a CDS encoding type IV pilin protein yields the protein MKTAFQNASGFHLIEILLTIAMAGIIAALSLPLYSQYMVQARRAEAAGMLARLAVAMEQFHIEHNSYAGATLSDLKFPDVIARNSYHLAIQQTSVGEYQLRAIPLGKQAQDDQRCAALILYSSAQKGVSGPGSVSECW from the coding sequence ATGAAAACGGCTTTTCAAAATGCATCAGGTTTTCACCTGATTGAAATTCTGCTGACTATCGCGATGGCCGGCATTATCGCGGCGTTAAGCCTGCCGTTGTATTCACAATATATGGTCCAGGCGCGGCGCGCGGAAGCCGCCGGCATGCTGGCCAGGCTTGCGGTCGCCATGGAACAGTTTCACATCGAACATAATAGTTACGCCGGCGCAACGCTTTCGGATTTGAAATTTCCGGACGTGATCGCCAGGAATTCGTATCACCTGGCGATTCAGCAAACAAGCGTCGGCGAGTATCAGCTGCGCGCCATTCCGCTGGGCAAGCAAGCGCAAGATGATCAACGCTGTGCTGCGCTCATACTCTATTCCAGCGCACAAAAAGGCGTGAGCGGACCGGGCAGCGTGAGTGAATGCTGGTAA
- a CDS encoding FkbM family methyltransferase, which translates to MSLIENLNLGEVKSITVNQLLIHYLAKGSGWRFDTLLEKEPETIAWIDSFQPGEILWDIGANVGIYTIYAAKKGVRVVAFEPHFANYFQLCLNVMLNNLQDRVLPLCLALTHKKSVDTINLASVDFGTSMSSFGSNLDFRGNPYQPVFRQGMVGYDIDSFIADFNLPVPHYFKIDVDGIELDIIQGGSRTFANPAVKSVSIELIDSDHEQVMGVTRILNRGNLYFAHKKQNPVFATPETKDVMNFLYQRIA; encoded by the coding sequence ATGAGCTTGATTGAAAATCTTAATCTGGGTGAAGTTAAATCCATCACAGTCAATCAGCTTCTTATCCATTATCTCGCAAAAGGCAGCGGCTGGCGGTTTGATACCCTGCTGGAAAAAGAACCCGAAACCATTGCATGGATAGACAGCTTTCAGCCCGGGGAAATCCTTTGGGACATAGGCGCGAACGTAGGAATTTATACGATTTACGCCGCGAAAAAAGGCGTCAGGGTGGTTGCGTTTGAACCGCATTTCGCCAATTACTTTCAATTGTGCCTGAACGTGATGCTGAACAACCTGCAGGACCGCGTCCTGCCTTTGTGTCTCGCGCTCACGCATAAAAAGTCCGTTGATACCATCAATCTCGCCAGTGTGGATTTTGGCACGTCCATGTCCAGTTTCGGGAGCAATCTGGACTTTCGTGGGAACCCTTACCAGCCGGTATTTCGTCAAGGCATGGTTGGCTATGATATTGACAGTTTTATTGCCGATTTCAATTTGCCGGTACCCCATTATTTCAAAATTGATGTGGACGGAATCGAATTGGATATCATCCAGGGTGGAAGCCGGACGTTTGCAAATCCGGCAGTGAAATCGGTATCCATAGAGCTGATTGATTCAGACCATGAGCAAGTCATGGGGGTGACAAGAATCTTGAACCGCGGCAATCTGTATTTCGCTCATAAAAAACAAAACCCCGTTTTTGCGACTCCGGAAACAAAAGATGTCATGAATTTTCTTTACCAGCGTATCGCCTGA
- a CDS encoding FmdB family zinc ribbon protein has translation MPIYEYQCSVCGHHLEAIQKMSDQPLTDCPECHQPALNKLVSAAGFQLKGSGWYVTDYSAKGKSKSAQESAASTGGSTETKPENSAGKEPASSSSSTGSGSTGSGEAS, from the coding sequence ATGCCAATTTATGAATATCAATGTTCTGTCTGCGGGCATCATTTGGAGGCCATCCAGAAGATGTCTGACCAGCCGCTGACAGATTGCCCTGAATGTCATCAGCCTGCTCTCAACAAGCTGGTTTCAGCCGCGGGCTTTCAGCTCAAGGGGTCAGGCTGGTATGTGACGGATTATAGTGCCAAGGGTAAATCCAAATCTGCCCAGGAATCAGCAGCTTCCACCGGGGGCAGCACAGAAACCAAGCCTGAGAACAGCGCGGGCAAGGAACCCGCCTCTTCCTCATCATCGACAGGTTCCGGCAGCACCGGTTCCGGAGAGGCTTCATGA
- the lysS gene encoding lysine--tRNA ligase, with the protein MSDKNHEHEALDTHDLIEQRRHKLEEWRRSGRAYPTDFRRDALAADLLDQYSGKSEPELEAHPVRVKVAGRIMTRRLMGKASFTHILDMSGRIQLYIRQDDVTQEVYEAFKQWDLGDIIGAEGLLFKTKTGELSVKVQAMRLLTKALRPLPDKFHGLTDQETRYRQRYLDLIANDETRRTFMMRSHITNSIRRFLQERQFLEVETPMMQVLAGGAAAKPFVTHHHALDLPLFLRIAPELYLKRLVVGGFERVFEINRNFRNEGVSTQHNPEFTMLEFYQAYADYHDLMNLTEEMFRQIAMDVLGHTRFSYQNIEFDFSKPFERLTLRQSILKFNPALSERDIDSPEAIKNTAAKMEIPFEENYGLGKMQVVIFDKTVEHQLLQPTFITAYPAEVSPLARRSDTDSFVTDRFELFIAGREIANGFSELNDPDDQAERFRQQMLDKAAGDEEAMPYDADYITALEHGLPPTAGEGIGIDRLVMLFTDSPSIRDVILFPHMRPRE; encoded by the coding sequence ATGTCAGATAAAAACCACGAACATGAAGCGCTGGACACGCATGACCTGATAGAGCAGCGCAGGCACAAACTGGAGGAATGGCGCAGGTCAGGCCGCGCCTATCCCACGGATTTCCGTCGTGACGCCCTGGCGGCTGACCTGCTGGATCAATATAGCGGCAAATCCGAGCCGGAATTGGAAGCGCATCCGGTGCGAGTGAAAGTCGCGGGCCGTATCATGACGCGTAGACTGATGGGCAAAGCGAGTTTTACCCATATTCTCGATATGTCCGGACGCATACAGCTTTATATACGCCAGGACGATGTGACTCAGGAAGTGTATGAAGCGTTCAAGCAATGGGATCTGGGCGATATCATAGGCGCAGAAGGCTTGTTATTCAAAACCAAAACCGGAGAGCTGTCTGTCAAGGTGCAAGCCATGCGGCTGTTGACAAAAGCGCTGCGTCCGCTGCCTGACAAATTTCACGGCTTGACGGACCAGGAAACACGATACCGGCAGCGTTACCTGGACTTGATCGCCAATGATGAAACTCGCCGCACCTTCATGATGCGTTCGCATATCACCAATTCCATACGCCGCTTCCTTCAGGAACGGCAATTTCTTGAAGTGGAAACCCCCATGATGCAGGTGCTCGCGGGCGGAGCGGCGGCGAAGCCGTTTGTCACACACCATCATGCGCTGGATTTGCCGCTGTTTTTGCGTATTGCGCCGGAATTGTATCTGAAGCGCCTGGTGGTGGGCGGATTTGAACGCGTTTTTGAAATCAACCGCAACTTCCGCAACGAAGGTGTGTCGACACAGCATAATCCGGAATTCACCATGCTGGAGTTTTATCAGGCTTATGCAGATTATCATGACTTGATGAATCTGACGGAAGAAATGTTCAGACAGATAGCAATGGATGTCCTGGGTCATACCCGGTTTTCTTATCAGAACATTGAATTTGATTTCAGCAAGCCGTTTGAGCGTTTGACCCTGAGGCAATCCATTTTGAAATTTAATCCTGCTCTATCGGAACGGGATATTGATTCGCCGGAGGCGATTAAAAACACGGCCGCTAAAATGGAAATTCCTTTTGAGGAAAATTACGGGCTGGGGAAAATGCAAGTCGTGATTTTTGACAAAACAGTGGAGCATCAATTGCTGCAGCCTACGTTTATCACGGCTTATCCGGCGGAAGTTTCCCCGCTTGCGCGCCGCAGTGACACGGATTCTTTTGTCACGGACCGGTTTGAATTATTTATAGCGGGACGCGAAATCGCGAACGGTTTTTCTGAATTGAATGACCCGGATGATCAGGCGGAACGTTTCCGCCAGCAAATGCTGGACAAGGCGGCGGGCGATGAAGAAGCCATGCCGTATGACGCGGATTATATCACCGCGCTTGAACATGGTCTTCCCCCGACAGCCGGAGAAGGCATAGGAATAGACCGGCTGGTCATGTTATTTACGGATTCACCTTCCATTCGTGATGTGATTTTATTTCCGCATATGCGTCCCCGGGAGTGA
- the ruvA gene encoding Holliday junction branch migration protein RuvA, with protein MIGQIRGIILEKQPPQLLVDVQGVGYEIDAPMSTFYQLPDPGQEITLFTHFVVREDAHHLYGFYTRDERLLFRTLLKVNGVGPRLALTILSSIAPDEFVRCVLNNDTASLVRLPGVGKKTAERLVIEMRDKLSDWCQAVPVNGADLLKQDTQGRHQVLQDAIAALVALGYKQQEANRTVTRIDDGAASSEELIRRALREMM; from the coding sequence ATGATTGGACAAATACGCGGCATCATTCTGGAAAAGCAACCGCCACAATTACTGGTGGATGTCCAGGGCGTGGGATATGAAATCGATGCTCCCATGAGCACGTTTTATCAATTGCCGGATCCGGGCCAGGAAATTACCTTGTTTACGCACTTCGTGGTGCGTGAAGATGCGCATCATCTTTATGGATTTTATACGCGCGACGAGCGGTTATTGTTTCGTACGCTGTTAAAAGTGAACGGCGTTGGTCCGCGCCTCGCGCTGACCATTTTATCCAGTATCGCACCCGATGAATTCGTGCGCTGCGTGTTGAACAACGACACCGCGAGCCTGGTGCGTTTGCCCGGGGTAGGTAAAAAAACGGCGGAACGTCTGGTAATAGAAATGCGGGACAAGCTTTCAGACTGGTGCCAGGCGGTGCCAGTGAATGGGGCGGATTTGCTGAAGCAGGATACACAAGGCCGTCATCAGGTTTTACAAGACGCCATCGCGGCGTTGGTTGCGTTGGGCTACAAGCAGCAGGAAGCCAACCGCACGGTTACCCGGATTGATGATGGCGCGGCAAGCAGCGAAGAACTGATACGCAGGGCGTTACGGGAGATGATGTAA
- the wrbA gene encoding NAD(P)H:quinone oxidoreductase, producing MSYLLVLYYSRHGSVKQMAQYIARGIESRPGLEARIRTVPPVSPTTEATDPYIPDSGAPYATLDDLKHCAGLALGSPTRFGNMAAPVKYFLDQASGLWLSGSLVNKPAVVFSSTSTMHGGQETTLLSMMLPLFHLGFIVLGIPYTEPDLNTTQSGGTPYGASHVAGVSGKNPVTEEEQRLCFALGKRLADITLKLNG from the coding sequence ATGTCTTACCTGCTCGTTCTTTATTACAGCCGTCACGGGTCAGTCAAGCAAATGGCGCAATATATTGCGCGCGGAATTGAATCCCGGCCCGGCCTGGAAGCGAGAATACGCACCGTGCCTCCTGTTTCCCCGACGACTGAAGCCACTGATCCCTACATTCCGGACAGCGGCGCACCTTATGCGACACTGGATGATTTGAAACATTGCGCGGGACTGGCACTTGGCAGCCCCACCCGTTTTGGCAACATGGCAGCTCCTGTGAAGTATTTCCTCGACCAGGCCAGCGGTCTTTGGCTGTCCGGCAGCCTGGTCAACAAACCGGCTGTCGTGTTCAGTTCCACTTCCACCATGCATGGCGGCCAGGAAACCACCTTGCTCAGCATGATGCTGCCCTTGTTTCATCTGGGTTTTATTGTGCTGGGCATCCCCTATACCGAACCAGACCTTAATACCACGCAGAGCGGCGGTACGCCCTACGGCGCGTCTCATGTCGCCGGCGTGTCAGGAAAAAATCCCGTCACAGAAGAAGAACAGCGGCTGTGCTTCGCGCTGGGCAAGCGCCTGGCGGATATCACTCTTAAATTGAATGGATGA
- a CDS encoding YebC/PmpR family DNA-binding transcriptional regulator: protein MAGHSKWANIKRHKAKVDAKRGKIYTKIIREVTVAAKMGGGDPGSNPRLRAALDKAQEANMTKDVIERAIKRGTGGMEGESVEEIRYEGYGPGGIAVMVDCMTNNRNRTVAEVRHAFTKSGGNLGTDGSVSYLFKKQGQMTFAPGVDEERLMEHALELGVDDVISNSDKSVDVITGPDNFIMVKDALAKAGFRPEQADVIMRAETSVSISDKETAEKVMNLIDTLEDLDDVQSVYSNADIAEEILNELS from the coding sequence ATGGCAGGGCATAGCAAATGGGCAAACATCAAGCGACATAAAGCGAAAGTGGATGCCAAGCGCGGCAAGATTTACACGAAAATCATCCGCGAAGTGACGGTGGCTGCGAAAATGGGCGGCGGTGATCCCGGCTCCAATCCGCGGTTGCGGGCCGCACTGGATAAGGCCCAGGAAGCCAACATGACCAAAGATGTCATTGAACGCGCGATCAAGCGCGGTACGGGCGGCATGGAAGGTGAAAGTGTGGAAGAAATCCGTTATGAAGGTTACGGGCCGGGCGGTATTGCAGTGATGGTGGATTGCATGACCAATAACCGTAACCGCACGGTCGCTGAAGTCCGGCATGCTTTCACCAAGAGCGGCGGTAATCTGGGAACAGACGGCTCCGTGTCCTATCTTTTTAAAAAGCAGGGCCAAATGACTTTCGCACCCGGCGTGGATGAAGAACGATTAATGGAACACGCGCTGGAACTGGGTGTGGATGACGTTATTTCAAACAGTGATAAAAGTGTGGATGTCATCACCGGGCCGGACAACTTTATCATGGTCAAAGACGCTCTGGCCAAAGCAGGATTCAGGCCTGAACAGGCGGATGTTATCATGCGCGCTGAGACCAGTGTTTCTATTAGCGATAAGGAAACGGCTGAAAAAGTGATGAACCTGATCGATACACTGGAAGATCTGGATGATGTCCAGTCTGTTTATTCCAATGCTGATATCGCAGAAGAGATACTGAATGAATTGTCCTGA
- the ruvB gene encoding Holliday junction branch migration DNA helicase RuvB, with protein sequence MMQTDRIIAPEQQENDPVDRALRPRQLCDYIGQDSVREQMDIFIRAAKARSDALDHVLIFGPPGLGKTTLANIIANELGVGLKQTSGPVLERPGDVAALLTNLQAGDVLFIDEIHRLSPVVEEVLYPAMEDYQIDIMIGEGPAARSIKLDLPQFTLIGATTRAGLLTSPLRDRFGIVQRLEFYQIPALTQIVIRSAQILNVAIDQLGAEEIARRSRGTPRIANRLLRRVRDYAQVKANGSVTREIVRHALDFLNVDSQGFDVMDQKLLLALMENFCGGPVGLESLAAFINEEKGTIEDVIEPFLIQQGFMLRTPRGRMATKQAYTHFGLKTPEKLQVPQTASLFESVE encoded by the coding sequence ATGATGCAGACCGACAGGATAATCGCGCCGGAACAACAGGAAAATGATCCGGTTGACCGCGCGCTGCGCCCCAGGCAGCTATGCGATTATATAGGCCAGGATTCCGTGCGCGAGCAAATGGATATCTTTATTCGCGCGGCGAAAGCTCGCAGCGACGCGCTGGATCACGTGCTGATTTTCGGGCCGCCGGGCTTGGGAAAGACAACGCTGGCCAATATCATCGCGAATGAACTGGGGGTGGGGCTGAAACAGACTTCAGGCCCGGTGCTGGAGCGGCCTGGGGATGTCGCCGCCCTGTTGACCAACCTGCAGGCAGGAGACGTCTTATTTATAGACGAAATTCACCGTCTGAGTCCCGTGGTGGAAGAAGTGTTGTATCCTGCCATGGAAGATTATCAGATTGACATCATGATAGGGGAAGGGCCGGCGGCGCGTTCCATCAAGCTGGATTTACCGCAATTCACGCTCATAGGCGCGACCACGCGCGCCGGTCTGTTGACTTCTCCCCTGCGTGACCGGTTTGGTATCGTGCAGCGGCTGGAATTTTATCAGATACCTGCTCTTACGCAGATCGTGATTCGCTCAGCGCAAATTCTCAATGTTGCCATTGATCAGTTGGGCGCGGAAGAAATCGCGCGCCGTTCGCGCGGAACACCGCGCATCGCCAACCGCCTGTTAAGAAGGGTGCGGGATTACGCGCAAGTGAAAGCCAATGGCAGCGTTACACGCGAGATCGTAAGACACGCACTGGATTTTCTCAATGTGGACAGCCAGGGTTTTGATGTTATGGATCAAAAATTATTACTGGCGCTAATGGAAAATTTTTGCGGCGGCCCGGTGGGTCTGGAAAGTCTGGCTGCGTTTATCAATGAAGAAAAAGGCACGATTGAAGATGTGATTGAACCCTTTTTGATACAACAGGGATTCATGCTGCGGACCCCGCGCGGACGTATGGCGACAAAACAGGCATATACGCATTTCGGATTAAAAACACCCGAGAAGCTGCAGGTCCCTCAGACAGCCAGTCTCTTTGAGAGTGTGGAATGA
- the aspS gene encoding aspartate--tRNA ligase: MRSHYCGQTTADLLGQEVRLAGWVHRRRDHGGVIFIDLRDREGIVQVVVAPEQKSAFANAETVRSEYVIQVRGTVRRRPDGTVNPNLRTGEIEVAASELVILNRSEPLPFPIDDEYHEVGEEARLRYRYLDIRRPEMLERLKTRAAISRYLRRYLDEQGFIDVETPVLTRATPEGARDYLVPSRTKPGSFFALPQSPQQFKQLLMMAGMDRYYQIVRCFRDEDLRADRQPEFTQLDIETSFLGEHEIQAIMEKMIRGLFAELLGVKLPDPFPRMSYAEAMSRYGSDKPDLRIPLELVDVGDLMKEVEFKVFAEPAKDPHGRVAALRVPGGAAISRKEIDEYTSYISIFGARGLAYIKINAEGKEGLQSPILKFLPDSVVNSILERTGAQVGDIIFFGADKTSVVNESLGALRLKVGQDRGLVSSDWRILWVVDFPMFEKGEGRLSACHHPFTSPKADTVEELMRDPHNMLARAYDMVLNGSEIGGGSVRINSSDMQKAVFNILNISDEEAEDKFGHLLTAMRLGCPPHGGIAFGLDRLVMLMTGASSIRDVIAFPKTQTASCPLMDAPAPVEPEQLIELGIRVTKAKE, from the coding sequence ATGCGTAGTCATTATTGCGGACAAACGACCGCGGATTTGTTAGGCCAGGAAGTCAGATTGGCAGGCTGGGTGCATCGCCGCCGTGATCATGGGGGAGTCATATTCATTGATTTACGTGATCGCGAAGGGATAGTTCAGGTTGTGGTGGCGCCTGAGCAGAAATCGGCGTTTGCCAATGCTGAAACGGTGCGCAGTGAATATGTGATCCAGGTCAGAGGTACGGTGAGGAGACGCCCTGACGGTACCGTCAATCCCAATCTGCGCACGGGTGAAATTGAAGTCGCGGCGTCCGAGCTGGTCATTCTCAACCGCTCCGAACCATTGCCGTTTCCGATAGACGATGAATATCATGAAGTGGGTGAAGAAGCGAGACTGCGTTACCGCTATCTGGATATCCGCCGGCCTGAAATGCTGGAGCGCCTGAAAACACGCGCAGCCATTTCCCGTTATCTGCGCCGCTATCTGGATGAACAAGGATTCATTGACGTTGAAACTCCGGTGTTGACCCGGGCCACGCCGGAAGGCGCTCGTGATTACCTGGTTCCCAGCCGCACCAAGCCCGGCAGTTTTTTTGCTTTGCCGCAATCGCCCCAGCAATTCAAGCAGTTGTTGATGATGGCGGGCATGGACCGTTATTACCAGATTGTCCGCTGTTTTCGTGATGAAGATTTGCGCGCCGACAGACAGCCGGAATTCACCCAGCTGGATATTGAAACTTCTTTTTTGGGCGAGCATGAAATACAAGCCATCATGGAAAAAATGATACGCGGTCTGTTCGCTGAATTACTCGGTGTCAAACTGCCGGATCCTTTTCCACGCATGAGTTATGCGGAAGCCATGAGCCGCTACGGTTCGGACAAGCCGGACCTGCGCATCCCGCTGGAACTGGTGGATGTTGGCGACTTGATGAAGGAAGTGGAATTCAAGGTATTCGCCGAACCGGCGAAAGACCCGCATGGCCGTGTTGCCGCGCTGCGGGTGCCAGGCGGTGCCGCGATCAGCCGCAAGGAAATTGATGAGTACACCAGTTATATCAGTATTTTTGGCGCGCGCGGCCTTGCGTATATCAAAATCAACGCTGAAGGCAAGGAAGGCCTGCAATCACCCATACTCAAATTTCTGCCCGACTCGGTCGTGAACAGCATTCTTGAGCGGACCGGAGCGCAAGTCGGCGATATTATTTTCTTTGGTGCCGACAAAACATCCGTGGTGAATGAATCTTTGGGTGCCCTGCGTCTCAAGGTGGGCCAGGACCGCGGATTGGTGTCGTCAGACTGGCGCATTCTGTGGGTGGTGGATTTTCCCATGTTTGAAAAAGGCGAAGGCCGTCTCTCCGCATGTCATCATCCCTTCACGTCACCCAAGGCGGATACCGTGGAAGAATTGATGCGGGACCCCCACAACATGCTGGCGCGCGCTTATGACATGGTCTTGAACGGCAGTGAGATTGGCGGAGGTTCGGTGCGTATCAATTCATCGGACATGCAAAAAGCGGTTTTCAATATTCTCAATATCAGCGATGAAGAAGCGGAAGACAAGTTTGGACATTTGCTGACGGCAATGCGTCTGGGATGCCCTCCGCATGGCGGAATTGCCTTTGGTCTGGATCGTCTGGTCATGTTGATGACGGGCGCTTCATCGATTCGCGATGTGATTGCGTTTCCCAAGACACAAACGGCAAGCTGTCCTCTCATGGATGCACCGGCTCCCGTTGAACCGGAACAATTAATCGAATTAGGCATACGCGTTACCAAGGCAAAGGAATAA
- a CDS encoding SDR family NAD(P)-dependent oxidoreductase, with amino-acid sequence MESKSILITGCSSGIGFHAAAFLKDRGYRVFATARKPEDVETLKAHGFDALQLDVNDSPSIRRALDHILDATDGTLYALFNNAGYLQAGAVEDLSRDAERAQFETNVFGPMELVRLTLPIMRRQGYGRIIQNSSILGVVAMPFYGAYNASKFALEGFSNTLRQELRGTPIHVSILNPGPITTHLRENAFQVYQRTLKHTVASPYQKTYKKMEQTYFAPQERKIAQHPEAVVKKLLHALESPRPRTRYYIGLPAHILAFLKRILPDSALDWVIYKIR; translated from the coding sequence ATGGAATCGAAATCAATTCTGATCACCGGCTGCTCCAGCGGCATCGGTTTTCATGCCGCGGCCTTTCTCAAGGATCGCGGTTATCGCGTCTTCGCCACAGCGAGAAAACCCGAAGATGTGGAAACTCTCAAAGCTCATGGATTTGACGCCTTGCAGCTGGATGTCAATGATTCCCCCTCCATACGCCGCGCCCTGGATCATATTCTTGACGCCACCGATGGGACGTTATACGCCTTGTTCAATAACGCGGGTTATTTGCAAGCCGGAGCGGTGGAAGACTTGTCGCGCGACGCGGAACGGGCACAGTTTGAAACCAATGTCTTCGGCCCCATGGAACTCGTACGCCTGACATTGCCCATCATGCGCAGACAGGGTTACGGGCGTATCATACAGAACAGTTCCATATTAGGCGTGGTCGCCATGCCGTTTTACGGCGCGTATAACGCTTCCAAATTTGCGCTTGAAGGTTTCAGCAATACATTGCGGCAGGAATTGCGCGGCACACCGATTCACGTTTCCATTCTCAACCCCGGACCGATTACGACGCATCTGCGAGAAAATGCCTTTCAGGTATATCAACGCACCCTCAAACACACTGTCGCCAGTCCTTATCAAAAAACGTATAAAAAAATGGAGCAAACGTATTTCGCTCCTCAGGAGAGGAAAATCGCGCAGCATCCGGAAGCAGTAGTCAAAAAACTGCTTCACGCGCTGGAAAGCCCGCGGCCGCGCACCCGTTATTACATCGGCCTGCCGGCACACATACTCGCATTTTTAAAGAGAATTCTGCCGGATTCTGCGCTAGACTGGGTCATTTACAAAATCCGTTAG
- a CDS encoding GspH/FimT family pseudopilin yields the protein MKSQLGFTFMEMMVALLITAVLTASALPVLRHFYENTQDEAALGQLMDAIRLAKTTVTTLRKPVSLCLIENQAACSGGQGRGYLVFVDESADGVPKAREKIILMSQAQFRRASLRWRAFPFHRNHMLLLPYNLTHGDNGTFWYCREALAVWAVMISQSGRMRTSYPDADGIIKDAHGKPLSCEKTDN from the coding sequence ATGAAATCACAACTGGGTTTTACATTCATGGAAATGATGGTTGCACTCCTGATCACAGCAGTGCTGACGGCGTCAGCTCTGCCAGTCTTGCGGCACTTCTATGAAAACACACAAGACGAGGCGGCGCTGGGACAATTAATGGACGCAATACGGCTTGCAAAAACCACGGTCACCACGCTCCGAAAACCAGTATCACTTTGTTTGATTGAAAATCAGGCCGCGTGTTCGGGCGGCCAGGGAAGAGGATATCTGGTATTTGTGGATGAGAGTGCTGACGGTGTGCCGAAAGCGCGGGAAAAAATCATTTTGATGTCACAGGCGCAATTTCGCCGCGCCTCTCTGCGCTGGCGCGCATTTCCATTTCATCGTAACCACATGTTGCTTTTACCCTACAATTTGACGCATGGTGATAATGGCACATTCTGGTATTGTCGAGAAGCGTTGGCGGTATGGGCTGTCATGATCAGTCAATCAGGACGCATGCGCACGTCTTATCCGGATGCAGACGGCATCATTAAAGATGCGCATGGCAAGCCGTTGAGCTGTGAAAAAACGGATAATTAA